The DNA window GTTGCTGCTTTAATGTCGATCACAAGCCAGCTTGGTATGCGCCAAGACTTCGAAAGTGCTAGTCAACGCTTGATCAACGATTTTAGAGCGGGCAAACTCGGTCGGATTTCGCTTGATTTTTATGGTGATGACTATTTAGAAGATTGATTATGAAATTAGATGAAATACGCGCTGGATTTCCAACGCGTTTTAAATTTGAAAAAGAATTAAAAGAAAAAGGCTATCAAGTGATTGCAGGCATTGATGAGGTTGGGCGCGGCTGCATTGCTGGCCCTGTGATTGCATGTGCTTGCATTTTACCAAAAAATTTTAATGTAGCAGAGACTTATGATTCCAAACAATTAACTAAATATCAACGGCATTTAGCCGAAGAAAAAATTCGTCAGCAAGCTGTTGCTTTCGCTTTCGGTGAAATATCTTCAGTTGAAATTGATCATTTAAACATTTACGAAGCAAGCAGAAAAGCCATGAAAAACGCTGTCCTACAACTTGCAAGACAAGCAGATGTCTTATTGGTCGATGCCATGCA is part of the Oenococcus sicerae genome and encodes:
- a CDS encoding ribonuclease HII produces the protein MKLDEIRAGFPTRFKFEKELKEKGYQVIAGIDEVGRGCIAGPVIACACILPKNFNVAETYDSKQLTKYQRHLAEEKIRQQAVAFAFGEISSVEIDHLNIYEASRKAMKNAVLQLARQADVLLVDAMQIDLDIKQLKLIHGDQLSVSISAASILAKEHRDRIMIKMAKKYPEYGFERNVGYFTRESREALLKYGITPIHRKSFAPVSNLL